Proteins from a genomic interval of Benincasa hispida cultivar B227 chromosome 7, ASM972705v1, whole genome shotgun sequence:
- the LOC120081090 gene encoding uncharacterized protein LOC120081090, whose amino-acid sequence MESKTRLTQDEPEENVTMEPEVASTSKPMEQGTVKVQLPPFPQRLKKKKNDEVQYHRFINMLKQLHINIPFTKAIEQMPKYAKFLKDMVTKKRSTGKLATMALTQKSNTIILPKMRDPGSFMIPCLIGGIYIGQALCDLEASINLIPLSIFIQLNMG is encoded by the coding sequence ATGGAATCCAAGACCCGATTGACACAGGATGAACCAGAAGAAAATGTGACAATGGaaccagaagttgcgtccacttCTAAGCCTATGGAACAAGGAACCGTGAAGGTGCAGCTGCCACCATTCCCTCAgagacttaagaagaagaaaaatgatgaagtgcagtACCATCGCTTCATTAacatgttaaaacaattacatatcaaCATCCCTTTCACTAAAGCGATTGAACAAATGCCAAAGTATGCTAAGTTTTTGAAGGACATGGTGACAAAGAAACGGAGCACAGGGAAGCTCGCAACGATGGCGTTAACGCAAAAGTCAAACACCATTATCCTACCGAAGATGCGCGACCCCGGAAGTTTCATGATACCCTGCTTAATTGGCGGGATATATATAGGTCAAGCGCTTTGCGATCTTGAGGCCAGTATCAATTTAATACCCCTgtcaattttcatacaattaaaCATGGGGTAG